A stretch of the Gracilinanus agilis isolate LMUSP501 chromosome 4, AgileGrace, whole genome shotgun sequence genome encodes the following:
- the B3GALT2 gene encoding beta-1,3-galactosyltransferase 2, with translation MLQWRRRHCCFAKMTWNAKRSLFRTHLIGLLSLVFLFAMFLFFNHHDWLPGRAGFKENPVTYTIRGFRSTKGETNHSSLRNIWKDTVPQTLRPQTATNANNTDLSPQGVTGLENTLSANGSIYNEKGTGHPNLYHFKYIINEPEKCQEKSPFLILLIAAEPGQTEARRAIRQTWGNESLAPGIQIARIFLLGLNVKLNGHLQRAILEESRQYHDIIQQEYLDTYYNLTIKTLMGMNWVATYCPHIPYVMKTDSDMFVNTEYLIHKLLKPDLPPRHNYFTGYLMRGYAPNRNKDSKWYMPPDLYPSERYPVFCSGTGYVFSGDLAEKIFKVSLSIRRLHLEDVYVGICLAKLRIDPVPPPNEFVFNHWRVSYSSCKYSHLITSHQFQPSELIKYWNHLQQNKHNACANAAKEKAGRYRHRKLH, from the coding sequence ATGCTTCAGTGGAGGAGACGACATTGCTGCTTTGCTAAGATGACCTGGAATGCCAAGAGGTCTTTATTTCGTACACATCTCATTGGTCTactctctcttgtctttctttttgctatgtttcttttttttaatcatcatgaTTGGCTGCCAGGCAGAGCTGGCTTCAAAGAAAATCCTGTGACCTACACTATACGAGGATTTCGATCTACAAAGGGTGAGACAAACCACAGCTCCCTGAGGAACATTTGGAAGGATACAGTCCCTCAAACTCTAAGGCCTCAAACAGCTACTAATGCCAACAACACAGACTTGTCACCTCAAGGAGTAACTGGCCTAGAGAATACACTCAGTGCCAATGGAAGCATTTACAATGAAAAAGGTACTGGACATCCAAATTTATATCATTTCAAGTATATCATAAATGAACCTGAAAAGTGCCAAGAGAAAAGCCCTTTTCTAATACTACTTATAGCTGCAGAACCTGGACAAACAGAAGCAAGACGAGCTATACGACAAACTTGGGGAAATGAAAGCCTGGCACCTGGGATTCAAATTGCTCGCATTTTTTTATTGGGCTTAAATGTTAAGCTGAATGGCCACCTTCAGCGGGCCATTTTAGAAGAAAGCAGACAATATCATGATATTATTCAACAGGAATATTTAGATACTTACTACAACTTAACCATTAAGACACTAATGGGCATGAACTGGGTTGCAACCTACTGCCCACACATTCCTTACGTTATGAAAACGGATAGTGATATGTTTGTCAATACTGAGTATTTAATACATAAGCTATTAAAACCAGACCTGCCTCCTAGGCATAACTATTTCACAGGCTACCTAATGAGAGGGTATGCACCCAATCGGAACAAAGACAGCAAATGGTACATGCCACCAGATCTCTACCCAAGTGAACGGTACCCTGTGTTCTGTTCTGGAACTGGTTATGTTTTTTCTGGAGATTTAGCAGAAAAGATCTTTAAGGTTTCTTTAAGCATCAGACGTTTGCATTTAGAAGATGTGTATGTGGGGATCTGTCTTGCGAAGTTGAGAATTGACCCTGTTCCCCCTCCCAATGAATTTGTCTTCAATCACTGGCGAGTTTCTTACTCAAGCTGTAAATACAGTCACCTAATTACCTCTCATCAGTTCCAGCCTAGTGAACTGATAAAATACTGGAACCACTTACAACAAAATAAGCACAATGCCTGTGCCAATGCAGCAAAAGAAAAGGCAGGCAGGTATCGTCATCGTAAACTCCACTAG